A region of Anolis carolinensis isolate JA03-04 unplaced genomic scaffold, rAnoCar3.1.pri scaffold_7, whole genome shotgun sequence DNA encodes the following proteins:
- the dolpp1 gene encoding dolichyldiphosphatase 1 yields MAAAEECSLAVPWNSLSLTHAEYPAGDFSGYLLAWVSLGPIFIIVGFLTLIIFKRELHTISFLLGLVLNEGVNWLIKSIVQEPRPCPEIHPSVFSKYAMPSSHSQFMWFFAAYSFLFLYLRMHQTNNARFLDLLWRHVLSLCLLTVAFLVSYSRVYLRYHTGSQVIYGGLAGTIMAVVWFTFTQEILTPLFPRIAAWPISEFFLIRDTSLIPNILWFEYTVTRAEARNRQRKLGTKLQ; encoded by the exons ATGGCCGCGGCAGAAGAGTGCTCGCTCGCAGTGCCGTGGAATTCGCTTTCCCTCACGCACGCCGAGTACCCGGCAG GTGACTTTTCCGGCTATCTCCTGGCCTGGGTCAGCCTGGGCCCTATTTTCATCATTGTCGGCTTCCTCACGCTCATCATTTTCAAGAGGGAGCTTCACACG ATCTCTTTCTTGCTGGGCCTGGTGCTCAACGAAGGTGTGAATTGGCTCATCAAGAGCATTGTCCAGGAGCCGCGGCCCTGTCCAG AAATCCATCCGTCGGTCTTTTCCAAGTACGCGATGCCTTCCAGCCACTCCCAGTTCATGTGGTTTTTTGCTGCctactccttcctcttcctctatttAAG AATGCACCAAACAAACAACGCCAGGTTCCTAGACTTGCTGTGGAGACACGTGCTCTCCCTCTGCCTCTTAACCGTGGCCTTCCTGGTCTCATACAGTAG GGTCTATCTACGCTACCACACCGGGAGCCAAGTCATCTACGGAGGCCTTGCGGGGACCATCATGGCCGTCGTGTGGTTCACCTTCACGCAGGAGATACTCACGCCCTTGTTCCCCAGGATAGCGGCCTG GCCGATATCGGAGTTCTTTTTAATCCGAGACACCAGCCTCATCCCAAACATCCTATGGTTTGAGTACACGGTCACCCGGGCCGAAGCCAG GAACCGGCAGCGCAAGCTGGGCACCAAACTGCAGTGA